The following are encoded in a window of Vespula pensylvanica isolate Volc-1 chromosome 2, ASM1446617v1, whole genome shotgun sequence genomic DNA:
- the LOC122638022 gene encoding uncharacterized protein LOC122638022, translating into MAKIHLDVDYHPFKIVIKAVLLLWIAGETNSDSQPNFYEKYGLDRPSYPSWYKESPFMYNIEPKGNTEDQIFFPYDNVKSQIRNLGDPHICKNKTYCEDTPYYPSELVKNRLENNKNLMEFAVNDFIPKELDLSDRIDARDEIPMCVSIEKVIYPKTAQTVNGEWLFIAQMGQNFAQGVRIETCLTNSAPCQFVQHITGYVSSCEQKYIYRQLLAVDKQNLTTELFRFPSSCCCTVKFVSS; encoded by the exons ATGGCGAAGATTCATCTTGATGTTGACTATCACCCTTTCAAGATCGTGATCAAGGCTGTTCTCCTACTCTGG ATTGCAGGTGAAACAAATAGCGATTCACAACCAAActtctatgaaaaatatggCCTTGATCGACCCTCATATCCTTCCTGGTACAAGGAATCAccatttatgtataatattgaaC cAAAGGGTAATACGGAGGACCAAATATTCTTCCCTTATGATAACGTGAAATCTCAGATACGAAATCTCGGAGATCCACACATATGCAAGAATAAAACCTATTGTGAGGATACACCTTACTATCCTAGCGAATTGGTCAAaaatagattagaaaataataagaatttaatGGAATTTGCTGTTAATGATTTC ATACCGAAAGAGTTAGACTTATCAGACAGAATAGACGCGAGGGACGAAATACCGATGTGTGTATCTATT GAAAAAGTGATTTATCCTAAAACGGCGCAAACGGTGAACGGTGAGTGGCTATTCATAGCACAAATGGGACAAAATTTTGCACAGGGCGTACGCATCGAAACTTGTCT aACAAACTCAGCACCGTGTCAATTTGTTCAACATATAACGGGTTATGTGTCAAGTtgtgaacaaaaatatatttatcgtcaACTCCTCGCAGtcgataaacaaaatttaacaacggaattatttcgttttccttcgaGCTGCTGTTGCACCGTCAAATTCGTCTCATCTTGA
- the LOC122638111 gene encoding uncharacterized protein LOC122638111, with the protein MLLLILLSCCSVVPILSEKTLNQNDLKERASAQLQRLAPYRRSIDRAGSDPPSSERPIDRKKTSEESKEQEEQRIAMQILEMIEKSEEFQKAMGSMKRIDDNKLTIDLVTDPRYTEYLQEQDRTKRSGSGSFITGSSSIISGIASGIIGGLTSASGAASRGSIGGDSQPTHVVYGPPVQPYGEKTFDVWDFKKAILNTVIQALKAISGGVLALKGQLIKGGGFLVSTKGKIISTTGDAISSLGRHIAASAVIQAPKPHYGHPSYGYDHRPIEHDNTYDGPPPHIEDYPGPANNYDEHSSYPSASDDEDRSGQQLMKPTKTEQNDQNDKDHLPELDQRHPNLQDLENSFGGPPKGSNDQNFQNSEYFSNDNKNNLPNNNLNSASLYPVQSQGTYNSEQVIYNNNQLYQLDKEKYSQIYQNSLEPLKIEPNFSPNLATQQFSIQQSLEYPAIHLQQIQYSFPEKDLQVSNYNDLSSLHTNLPLTSPQFDTLKISMLENQKGLELPKLQPQDFNALPTFSSVHIDIATQEPLTLPVLNPINAHYWPSRGLLEPTINIPSRNLIWRRSNMQRKKLAVRSPASLRDRRPFRV; encoded by the exons ATGTTGCTGTTAATCTTGTTATCATGCTGCTCGGTAGTTCCAATTTTATCTGAAAAGACGTTGAATCAGAATGATCTTAAGGAACGAGCATCGGCGCAATTGCAGCGTTTAGCACCGtatcgaagatcgatcgatcgagctgGATCGGATCCTCCGAGTTCGGAGAggccgatcgatcgaaagaaaacttCTGAGGAATCGAAAGAACAGGAAGAGCAGAGGATAGCCATGCAAATTCTCGAAATGATCGAGAAATCTGAAGAATTTCAAAAAGCTATGGGAAGTATGAAGAGgatcgatgataataaattgaCGATCGATCTAGTAACTGATCCACGGTACACTGAATACCTACAAGAACAGGATAGAACCAAACGATCGGGTTCAGGTAGTTTTATTACCGGATCCAGTAGCATCATTTCGGGAATAGCTAGTGGAATAATCGGTGGCCTCACTAGTGCATCAGGAGCAGCTTCGAGAGGTTCTATAGGTGGTGATAGTCAACCTACTCATGTTGTTTATGGACCACCTGTTCAACCg TACGGCGAAAAGACGTTCGACGTGTGGGATTTCAAGAAAGCAATTTTGAATACCGTGATTCAAGCATTGAAAGCTATAAGTGGTGGAGTATTGGCATTAAAAGGTCAATTGATCAAAGGTGGTGGCTTCTTGGTTTCCACGAAGGGCAAAATTATTAGTACGACTGGTGACGCCATAAGTTCGCTCGGTCGTCATATTGCAGCAAGTGCCGTCATACAAGCACCAAAGCCACACTATGGTCATCCGAGTTATGGTTATGATCATCGACCGATCG AACACGACAACACCTACGACGGACCGCCACCACACATCGAGGATTATCCTGGACCAGCTAATAATTACGACGAACATTCGAGTTATCCATCGGCATCGGACG ACGAAGATCGCTCAGGACAGCAGCTCATGAAACCGACGAAGACGGAACAAAACGATCAGAATGACAAGGATCATCTACCAGAGCTGGATCAACGACATCCTAATCTCCAGGATCTAGAGAATAGTTTCGGTGGACCTCCAAAGGGATCTAACGATCAGAACTTTCAAAATTCTGAATATTTCTCGAACGATAATAAGAACAACTTGCcaaataacaatttaaattCAGCTTCCTTGTATCCAGTACAATCTCAAGGCACGTATAACTCGGAACAAGtgatttataacaataatcaaCTTTATCAATTGGATaaggaaaaatattctcaGATTTATCAAAACTCGTTGGAACCTTTGAAAATAGAACCGAATTTTTCACCAAACTTGGCCACTCAACAATTCTCCATTCAACAGAGTTTAGAATATCCAGCGATTCATCTTCAACAGATTCAATATTCCTTTCCAGAGAAAGACTTACAAGTATCCAATTACAATGACCTCTCTTCGTTACATACAAATTTACCTTTAACCTCGCCACAATTTGATACCTTAAAGATATCGATGTTGGAAAATCAGAAAGGACTAGAACTACCAAAGCTACAACCGCAAGATTTCAACGCTTTACCAACATTTTCGAGTGTCCACATCGATATTGCCACTCAAGAACCTTTAACGTTGCCCGTGTTAAATCCCATTAACGCCCATTACTGGCCAAGCCGTGGTTTGTTAGAACCTACAATCAACATACCAAGTAGGAATCTCATTTGGAGGAGGAGTAACATGCAAAGGAAGAAGTTAGCAGTGAGATCACCGGCGAGTCTTCGTGATAGGAGACCATTTCGAGTGTAG